One part of the Vitis riparia cultivar Riparia Gloire de Montpellier isolate 1030 chromosome 6, EGFV_Vit.rip_1.0, whole genome shotgun sequence genome encodes these proteins:
- the LOC117916772 gene encoding methyl-CpG-binding domain-containing protein 6-like, translating to MASVEREDWLPPGWIVEGRVRSSGASAGSRDKYFIEPITGRRFRSKKEVRYYLETGEVRKKPKKNPDNSPEKGTKSPPLNFNFEDVPDTVKWVRTGSSEGWTPFINGQEVPESSKRDWAAAFEFLALKSSWRPTF from the exons ATGGCTTCAGTGGAAAGGGAGGACTGGTTGCCGCCGGGTTGGATTGTGGAGGGCAGGGTTCGAAGCTCTGGTGCTTCTGCTGGATCGAGAGATAAG TATTTTATAGAACCAATCACAGGCCGGCGATTCAGATCCAAGAAAGAGGTGCGGTACTATCTTGAAACAGGAGAGGTTCGaaagaaaccaaagaaaaatccTGATAAC TCTCCAGAGAAGGGAACAAAGAGTCCTCCCTTGAACTTTAATTTTGAAGATGTGCCAGACACTGTCAAATGGGTCCGGACTGGTTCATCTGAAGGTTGGACTCCTTTTATTAATGGCCAAGAGGTTCCCGAATCCAGCAAGCGAGACTGGGCTGCTGCTTTCGAGTTCCTTGCATTGAAAAGTAGCTGGCGCCCAACATTTTAA
- the LOC117916777 gene encoding uncharacterized protein LOC117916777: protein MIGRSEIDYEVFLDCTPLHNYVPNDPILEAMQNQRKRLKSFEGKSSQVDEASVKQRFHAHQTPRENRDKVPAVASDQLLVAQPETKAGHKGRLHDERPSWLPPDWHVEKETRLQGKKAGCLDSFFVDPMGNRFRSKKKVLSFLQTEVLPRRTANKNPNPAMTNGGGEGGRWKTPAGSSSRNLAMDEPRFCRLAPEGTLGPHTLDEIE from the exons ATGATTGGGCGAAGTGAAATAGACTATGAAGTTTTTCTTGACTGCACACCCCTTCACAATTATGTTCCCAACGACCCCATTCTAGAAGCTATGCAAAACCAAAGGAAAAGGCTCAAATCATTTGAAGGGAAGAGTAGCCAAGTTGATGAAGCATCTGTAAAGCAACGATTCCATGCACACCAAACCCCTAGGGAGAACAGGGACAAGGTTCCGGCGGTAGCTTCCGATCAACTTCTGGTCGCTCAGCCGGAAACTAAGGCGGGTCACAAGGGACGACTACATGATGAGCGGCCTTCTTGGTTGCCACCCGACTGGCATGTGGAGAAGGAAACTCGCTTGCAAGGCAAAAAAGCGGGATGTCTTGATTCT TTCTTTGTAGATCCTATGGGAAATCGTTTCAGGTCAAAGAAGAAGGTGCTTAGTTTTTTACAAACAGAAGTCTTACCCAGGAGGACGGCGAACAAGAACCCAAATCCT GCTATGACGAATGGTGGTGGTGAGGGAGGTAGATGGAAGACGCCTGCCGGCTCAAGCTCCAGGAACCTCGCCATGGATGAACCCAGATTTTGCCGACTTGCCCCAGAAGGTACACTGGGTCCCCACACATTGGATGAAATCGAATAG